Proteins from one Candidatus Cloacimonas sp. genomic window:
- a CDS encoding FAD binding domain-containing protein, with translation MKEQNLQKETHLNQITFFLNGKQTTEDVPAGISTLDWLHTKKQMFGTKCSCNEGDCGACTVVIAYPLEGIITYKAINSCLYPAAKLHGKHLITIESLGTPENLHPIQQTLLKHHSLQCGYCTPGFGMSLFALLAMNAHPDQETILAALEGNLCRCGTYNSILKATQELSAKFSPSEIVPEWCRKVEESLFQFKQKDAMLIAKTDIPQQVDCYLRPENLKQLFDFYAEHPDANIIAGGTDIMVQKNIDRKVFPVLIDITNIPELNRLYLRQEGLHIGSAVTYAQLLESGIVKNDYPVLHKLLAQIASQQIRNLGTLGGNIANASPVGDTLPLLLVLGTSLWLQSALEIRQMPLNDFFVSYRETALNKGEIIKEIIIPRLSKSNLVRTIKSAKRQSVDISSVISAVNVEYKEDVIINAALALGGVSALPMLSQKFTELLTGKKLSTINIDAVISEVEKEFEPLTDVRGTALYRKKLIQNHILLYFQELQKEEK, from the coding sequence ATGAAAGAACAAAATTTGCAAAAGGAAACCCATTTAAACCAGATCACTTTTTTTCTTAACGGCAAACAAACTACTGAAGATGTCCCTGCCGGAATTTCCACTTTGGATTGGTTGCACACAAAAAAACAAATGTTCGGGACAAAATGCAGTTGTAACGAAGGTGATTGTGGTGCTTGCACAGTGGTCATTGCCTATCCTTTGGAAGGCATAATTACTTATAAGGCAATAAATTCCTGTCTGTATCCCGCAGCCAAATTACACGGAAAACATTTAATTACGATTGAAAGTTTAGGCACTCCGGAAAATTTACATCCCATCCAACAAACGCTGCTAAAACATCATTCTCTTCAATGTGGATATTGTACCCCCGGTTTTGGGATGAGTTTGTTCGCACTTTTGGCTATGAATGCGCATCCCGATCAGGAAACAATTTTGGCTGCTTTGGAAGGAAACCTATGTAGATGTGGAACTTATAATAGTATTTTAAAAGCAACGCAAGAACTGAGCGCTAAATTTTCCCCTTCGGAAATTGTTCCAGAATGGTGTAGAAAAGTGGAAGAAAGTTTATTCCAATTTAAACAAAAAGATGCGATGCTGATTGCTAAAACAGATATCCCACAACAGGTTGATTGCTATCTTCGGCCTGAAAACCTGAAGCAGTTATTTGATTTTTATGCTGAACATCCAGATGCTAATATCATTGCTGGCGGAACAGACATAATGGTGCAAAAAAACATTGACCGCAAGGTCTTTCCGGTGCTGATAGATATAACTAACATACCGGAACTAAACCGTTTATATCTTCGCCAAGAGGGATTGCATATTGGCTCTGCAGTTACTTATGCGCAATTGTTGGAATCGGGAATTGTGAAGAATGATTATCCAGTTTTGCACAAACTGCTTGCTCAGATTGCTTCTCAGCAAATACGCAATTTGGGAACTTTGGGTGGAAATATTGCCAATGCTTCTCCCGTGGGTGATACACTTCCTCTTTTATTGGTTTTAGGAACTTCCCTTTGGTTACAATCGGCTTTGGAAATTAGGCAGATGCCTTTAAATGACTTCTTTGTCAGTTATCGGGAAACGGCTCTAAACAAAGGAGAAATAATAAAAGAAATCATTATTCCTCGGCTCAGTAAAAGTAACTTGGTTAGAACAATCAAATCCGCTAAACGCCAGAGCGTGGATATTTCTTCTGTAATAAGTGCAGTTAATGTTGAATATAAAGAAGATGTTATTATAAATGCCGCTTTAGCTTTGGGAGGGGTTTCCGCTCTGCCTATGCTTAGCCAAAAATTTACAGAACTACTGACTGGTAAAAAACTTAGCACCATAAATATAGATGCCGTTATTAGCGAAGTGGAAAAAGAATTTGAGCCCTTAACGGATGTGCGCGGAACGGCTCTCTACCGTAAGAAACTAATCCAAAATCATATTTTGCTTTATTTTCAGGAACTGCAAAAGGAGGAAAAATGA